Genomic window (Falco cherrug isolate bFalChe1 chromosome 4, bFalChe1.pri, whole genome shotgun sequence):
ACGTGTGCAGCTCCCTAAGTGTGGTACCAGAAGAAAACGTGTATTTCTACCTACGCCTCCAACAGCAGCGCTTAACTTACAGGACAGGCTTTACCTTCTCATTAAAAGCAGCCCACTTACTATTGGAATCTGAAAAGCAATCCAGTTAAATTAGAACTCCGTTATTCTTTTGTAACTCACCTATTCCGTAAATGATTGGAAAGTGAatatccttttcttctctgtcattgagttctgtaagaaaaaagaagtcaaacTTGTAAGGCTCTGAATGTTTTTCTCAGCAGTGTTTTATCTAGTTGTGTGTTAGAAGAACATATCTGATATTGcttaaagacagaaataacaCCCAAAGAAACCtaaaagaaataaggaagagAAGGTAGAGGTCAGTAACAATATGCTGGGGGCCTGGAGCAGCGCTCTTATCTCCTAACAGCACAGGCAGCGCCAGCCAGCTGCCGCTCCACTGCCTGCACGGGCAATTCACAGGGAAAAACACAATCCAAAGCCACAGGGATGCCAAGTTTCAGAGCTGTAAGTCACCAACAGCACTGAAGCACAAAGATGATGGAAATACGACCTGAACACaatatgaagaaaaggaaatcaatTCTTCCTTTACGTGACATCCTGCACTATGAACCAAGTGATTTATCAATTCATTTGGACCTGCAGGGAGGCAGGTCTGACAACCCGGCAGGTCAAAGGCCTGTGAGTGCCTTTCTCAGTTGCCTCAAGATATTCGTAAGTACACATGGATATCTTTCATGGATACATACCCCTCTTTTCATGGGACAAATGTGGCAAAATAACCTGGTAGTGATCCCAGGTGGTTCTACTGTCAGTTGTATTTCAGCAGCACCCTCAGCGCACTATTTGCCATCACCACAGACACTACCAGCAGTAAAACTAAGAATTACAAACCACGATGGAAGACTTGCACTGTTCTTTCTCGCAGGACAGCTAAAAGTGCCACGTGTGAAAGACCCCTGCACTTTGATTTCAGTGGCTAAAGATACTTCAAAAactaaggaaacattttcttaccTGTTACGCAGAAAGTCACTAAATGAACATCATCCGGTTGGACATCAAATGCTCCTacagcaacaacaacagcagcaatgtATAAGACTGACTGGTGGCAAAGCAGGTGCTGTATATAGACGAGGGGGCATTACCAGTGCTGCGCACTGCAGCATAGATGGGCAGAGATACCTAATGCACTGTTCCTAGATAAGGCAACAGagcaaacagcattttgcagatTTGCTTCAAACTGACTTATAAAATTAAAGCCACAGCTACTAAACAGAAATTTACAGAGTAGCCATTTGTCATAGCAAAAACgtgcttcaaaaaaaaaaaaaaaaaaaaggcattgtgCCACAGCTCTTTTTATTGACACCGGTTTAGCTCTAGCAGCACACCAGTTCTGCTTTAGTTCACTATACATTTAACAGCTTCTATTTCGTGTTTACCTAAACCATTACATATAAAGTAAGCAAATCCAGACTTTTATTAGCtataaattaattctgttttttacCATCCCacacactagaaaaaaaatctctttttttcgAAGTTCTAATAGCAATACAGCATTATTGTTTCAAATTGTAACTTGATGCGTGAAAATCAGAAggttgaaaaaataaattacccaAAATACTTTATTCTGTACAGAACCCTCACACAACATACAACACAAATAACAGGAATCACTAGGTGCAATGGCCACGAGGGTGCACCCCAGGACCTTTGCTgggtctgttttctttttactttatccCCTTGGCCACCTCCCTCCAATCCTGACATACGCTTACAGGTGAGCAGGTACTTTACATTTCCAATTTGTTTGTAAAGCACTGCAATCACTCCTCTGGACTACAGACTTTATGAACAGGCTTAGCATCTTTCATCAGACAATTCCAAACAATAATTAGATTTTACCTCATCACATTAAGGCACAAAATTAATAGTAACTAATGAAGTCACCCACATGTATAGGTTTAGACAGTGACAACACTTGACCAAGATCACATAGCTATcggcagcagagccaggagttGAGCCCAGCTAAACTGCACCCCAGTTCTACACGCTAGAATATAAGCCAGGAAGAAATTACAAGTGTAGACCCTCCATCCCACGTACTGGCCATATGTGAGCCTCAGAAGCCCAACCCTTCTCCACACCCTGTTCTCAGGTAGAGAAAACATCCTTCAAAATGAAGCCagatttctttccattaaatGTCAGGGGGCTCAGATTACAAACAAGCTTTACCCAAATCCAgtcagaactatttttttttggaCATGAGAGTGGAAAAAATGTGAACTTACTAAGAAGCTGATTAGTAAGTTTTTGTGATAACTGCCTATCATCATTGAAACCTCCAACTAGGTGCACTTCCAGCCTAACAGAGATGGAATAACAggaaacagcaattaaaaagaCATCCCAAAGTGAATAGCTTTACAAAATAATCCCCAGCCCAAACTGCAAAGCAATCATTAAGAGAAGCCTCGCTTTTCCAGTCGCATGCACCAAGTTGGTTTGCATTACATGGCAGGTTACAGTCATTCCATTCTGAACGTTTCAGGGATCACCCAGGAAATAGCACAGATTAGAAACTTTAAGAGACATTACATGCATGCAATTCTACCCAACCCAGTGGTATCTCCAACGGTCGGCACTGCTGGTTTGGACTGAACTAAGTAACCACCTTTCAGTTCCCAAGAAAAGGTTAATTAAACATGAGGATTTTTGCTCCTGTGACCCCATCACAACTATTCTGGACCATACAGCAGGGTTCTTCTCTGAGAAGTGTCTATGTAAAGACAGATCCTGACAAATCATGAATTTTCAGAGACCGTATTTTCTAAGTTCATAGACTTTTTGTTCTTATCAAACTACAGGGGAAAACATCTCCACATCAAGAAAGAACCTTGTTTGCTAAATTctgtttcaggcttttttcctcccactgtccaccccaccccccacccccggattttgcttttttttttcaaatgcaggaCTTCAAAAAATCCCAGATGGATTATCAGATCCCAAAAGGAATTTACAAGACCAATGgtctaaaaggaaaaatataacaTAAACCCAAAACCAGTTCTTTGGAAAATCTCACACATCTGAAACAAAAGCTAACTGGGAAACAGTAAACACAAAACCTCACAACAGCCTTTTACAGACACACTATTCAGAACAGAACCACGCTTCGAATCAGTGCTAAGAACTACCTCAAACTCATCAAGGAAACTGTTGTCACTTTACAGGTAGTTCCCgattaataaatatttcctgCACAATCACCTTCTCTGAACCCCATAAAATCACATAAAAATTCCCCATCTTACAAACTAGTGACTTTTGTGAAAAACAGCACACAAGAAGTGAGAGCAGAGCTGACCTTCCATATCCTGTAGTGTTAGAGAAAGATTTTACTGAACTCATGATGAGCGACACCTCAGCTTCTGTGTCTGATCCATCGCAGTGTGTCAAGCAGGTGGCTCCACTGCCTGAGGAGAACGTGAGAAGACAGTGAATGACATTGTTGGAGGCTGTTAGCTACCGTAATTGAATTTTGTAAGTTTACACTACTATAGTAGCATAAAAGCTACGTACACCACCCCCTCGCTTCCTCTCAGGACAGCAGTCTCTGACATAACATACGGGCTGACTGAATGAGACAATAACCTCTTTGTGTGCCCCATTACACAACCACCAGAACCTGTGCGAAAGGCACAGGTGCCCTCTTACCCAGGACCAGGCAACATCTCTAATGTCAGAAATCCAGGCAACTTCTACAAATTCAAATTCTGCCTCTGCTATTACCAAGCCCTGCAGGCCCAAGCTGCTGAACACAGCCAAGGCCTGCAGCTGCCACTACCCACTGGCCACCGGAGTGGATCAAGTTTAGGATCTACTCACTGAGCAACCAAAACGTAGAACCTCTTGACACTAAACAAGCCAACTCTTTGAACAAGTCACTTAGTAAAGACATCACGCGACTGTCTGAGATTCGAGTTCATATAAACATAATTGCAGGGGTTTTTATTAATACAGCATAATGCAGTACTAATTCATTACTTCAGGGGTACACATTTTTTTCCGAACATCCTTTAAAGATACCTGTGTGCCGGAGCACAACTATGTGGCAGGTAGTTGCATCATCCGATCCAAGAATGGAAACAGAACCTATTTTAAAGGAGAGAAACACAGTAAGAACTTTGTTCACAATCACTGCttcagtcaaagaaaaaaaatatttatgttccTACACACCATCTTTAGGGGTGGTCACTGCAAACTCTCTCTGCTGGACATACAGAAGACCTTTGGGTTCCACAATTCGAGCAGGCTGACTTCGCAGAAGCTTTGCCTTTTCCTAAAGATAAATGATAACAGAGACTACAGTGGCTGAATTCTCAGGTGCATCCATTACTCGACAGAAACATCACCTCTGAAGAGCAAAGGGACCCAGGTCAAGCagaaacatacatattttatattatgCAGTATTTAGAATTTTGagaatgttttgctttcctgccagcGATCTAGTTAATCGTTAAATCCCACCGTTCCACAGACACACAAActccttttccctgctttatAGACAACAGAATGGAGGTATGCAAAAAAGCAATAGGACTTGGCAAAGAGTACATTAGACAATACCAGAGCTGATCTTGGAAGTTTAATCACGACAGGGAACTTTTAAAACGTTGAAGTTTCAGTTTTCTAGTGCCACAATCCAGCATGTTTATTGAGCACATATCAAAGTATCGctatttttttgcttgcttagTAAACGGAAAACCTAGATTCCTGGGCTGTGACTACCGCAGTGCTCTGTCACAGCCCTGCTGGGCAGGCAGTGGATTGCTATCCAGGGGCTCAAAAACACTGCACAGTTTGATCACATTTGCACCAGCTTTCTGCAAAAACTCAAGTTTCTATAAAGAAGCATCTTCTGATGAGAAACATTTTCCcaaccagctctgctcagccgATCCTGGCTCACAGCCTGCCCTTAGGATTACAACATTTATATGCCGAAAGCGAGGTCAATACCTTCCTAGAAGTTACATTCTTGAATTTTATCGCTCCTTTTTGTTACTTCGCACAGGAAGGGGCGGCCCAGCCCGGCCGACGCACccagccgcccgccccgcagctcccccccagccagccacccGTCGCCTCAGGGCGCTTCCCGCGGCTCCCCTCCGGGGACATCCATCGCCTTCTCCTCAGTCAAACCCTGGCTCCGTTACCGCAACGCGGGGAATGCGGCGGTGCCCGGGGCCGCCCCACGGGCCTTGCCCGCCTCagcccgggcccgggcccgcctcagcccgcgcacggggccgccccgctccgccacCCGCCCTGGCCGGCCGAGGCAGCGGGCTCCCCCCGGGCACCCCCGCCGCTCCGCACAGCGCGCCGGGCAGGGCGGGCCCCACCGGCGGGCCCCTTCGCGCCGCCTCCTCACCTCGAGGTACGGGTAGGCGCGGATCATGTCGCCCGTGGGCCGGGCCAGGTCGATCCGCTCGCCGTTGATCAGCAGCGGCATCTCGGGGAGCGCCCGGGcccgcggcgggaggcggcggctcCGCGCTTCCCCcccagggccgggccgggccgggcgccgcCGCGCGGGGCGCTGGGaaaggcggcggcggggagcgggcgctgccgggggcccggcccgggcgggCTCTGCGGGGGGCGGCGcctgcggcccggcccggcctgcgCGCCTGGCACCGCCCCGCGGCCGTGCGGCAGCGGCACCCTCGCCTGCCGCGCTGCCCCCGCGCAGTTGTAAGAAATCCTTCTGGAAATAAGCACGGTAACGGGCCGCACGCGCACGCAAACCCGCGCCGCTATCCatcctcccccagcacccaccgaACCAAGTTTCCAGACAAGCCCAAGGACGACGGATTTCCCTTAAAGAGCAGGTTTTCCCAGCCGTTGGCCCTGGGGGACAGGCCCAAGAGCAAGCAGCGGAGGGGAACTGCTCCCCCCACGCACACACAGCCCCCCAGCTGCACCTGCACCAAACAGCCCAGGCAGCCACTTCCTTCATCGTGTTTCTCACCTCAGGCGTTCCGTTCCTTTCCCCACCGTCAGTATTTACGCAACAAAGTCTCTCGCAAAATGCCAGCACCTGCCAGCGCACCCGCCTGCACCTGCGCTAAGCACAGCAGCACCACCaaggagcagaggagcagctcaCGGAGTCACAGAAACACCGCAGCCTTCCCACAGAACCCGTGTTTGGAGCAGGTCACATGTCTGCATATTCTTTGATGTTATACTTCACATCACTTACATGTGTCCTTTTTTGCATTTAACAAGTCGTGGAAGCTGCTGAATCTCGTACCTGCCATCACAACTTGGAAGCTTCACACAGCCTCATTTTCTAAGGGGTGGCTGACTACGTTGCTAAAGACatgaaagaacagagaaaagcagcttccAAAGAACGTGTTCCTTGCTGTTAACCTGAGAAGGGTTCTTCCATGCCAGAAAAGAATGCAATTATTTTGGATGGAAATCTATTGTTTATTACTCAGGACTGACAGTAAAGAGgactaaaattaaaaacaaaaactgtcTCAATTTATCCAGTGATGAACAGATCCACTGATGCATTTTGCAGTATCATCTCCACAACTCAGGTTTTTGCAGTTGTTCAGAACAAACGCCTTAACTCTAAGACGCTAGACTACACAGAGAAGTCCTTAGCTCCAGAGGGATGTGGGTTTTTGCAAAGCTGTAAGAATTGCACTGTTTACAATCTTTATTGGCTCTGAACAAAAATGTTGTCTTGAAAGCCTCCAAGTTCGGATTCTAAAGAAGGGCAATTAGAGTTTAGTCCCAAATGCATAAAATTTTCAACTAAATGTTACACAgataacattaatttttttctactgtttaTATTCTTACTCAAATCTAAAAGCTTGCAATCATGAAAAGATGACAAGAAACCTACACAGAGAAAC
Coding sequences:
- the NTAN1 gene encoding protein N-terminal asparagine amidohydrolase, whose amino-acid sequence is MPLLINGERIDLARPTGDMIRAYPYLEEKAKLLRSQPARIVEPKGLLYVQQREFAVTTPKDGSVSILGSDDATTCHIVVLRHTGSGATCLTHCDGSDTEAEVSLIMSSVKSFSNTTGYGRLEVHLVGGFNDDRQLSQKLTNQLLRAFDVQPDDVHLVTFCVTELNDREEKDIHFPIIYGIAVNVKTAEIFPATFPEKGPDEDLRSAHVLTGASLTNIYDAKKEQLHIGPYFWRPFPHVDFWLEQDDKQILQNLSTSPLAEPPHFVSHIRSTLTFLKEHPFPSRSLFPDRKPRIYKKNEEGLWEQVCSDKI